One genomic region from Motacilla alba alba isolate MOTALB_02 chromosome 5, Motacilla_alba_V1.0_pri, whole genome shotgun sequence encodes:
- the ADM gene encoding pro-adrenomedullin: MKLVHVALLYLGSVTFLGVDAARVDVATEFKRKWTKWALSRAKRDVKPAGLLRGLGAAADVLPLIRTQDVKEDSRVSPPSNREDAHIRVKRYRQSINRFPHFQTKACRFGTCTVHWLVDELHRAAVNDRNDAAPPNKISPQGYGRRRRSLPERRIPARSPSSGRRPRTRRAQPLAAFLGV; encoded by the exons ATGAAACTAGTTCACGTAGCCCTGCTCTATCTCGGCTCTGTGACCTTCCTCGGGGTGGATGCTGCAAGGGTGGACGTAGCGACAGAGTTCAAAAGAAA ATGGACGAAATGGGCACTAAGCCGAGCCAAGCGGGACGTGAAGCCTGCGGGCTTGCTCcgagggctgggggcagccgCCGACGTGCTGCCTCTCATACGCACCCAGGACGTGAAGGAGGATTCCCGAGTCTCGCCTCCCAG caACCGGGAGGATGCTCACATCCGCGTCAAGCGCTACCGCCAGAGCATTAACAGATTCCCCCACTTCCAAACAAAGGCGTGCCGCTTCGGGACGTGCACGGTGCATTGGCTGGTCGACGAGCTCCACAGGGCGGCCGTCAACGATAGGAACGATGCCGCCCCCCCAAACAAGATCAGCCCCCAGGGCTACGGGCGCCGGCGGCGTTCCCTGCCCGAGCGCCGCATCCCAGCGCGCTCCCCCAGCTCCGGGCGGCGCCCACGGACGCGCCGGGCGCAGCCCCTCGCCGCCTTCCTCGGAGTCTGA